The Primulina huaijiensis isolate GDHJ02 chromosome 6, ASM1229523v2, whole genome shotgun sequence genomic sequence TAGGGAGAAAAAATAACTTTGGTGGTGTTGtggaaagaaaattaaaatcccaatattggtcttttgttgataatataattcATTGGTGTGATTTCACGTGCTTAAACTATTGTGCTTAAACTATTTCACAATTCATGCCATGAAGCAATATAAATGCTGTTACACCTGGGGATGTGCCCATAAAACACTCTGCTTGAGATTCTCACTTGGGATCATCCGACTTTGATGCAGTAAATTCATGGATCGAGTAATTTCTGTTGAGTATGCCATTCGAGATGATGATGACAAGAGAAATGGATACAGCCCTGATAGAAGAGGTCGAGATTTGTCCCCTGATAGAAGAAACTATGGTCGGGGACATTCCCCAAATGACTATCGCAGGGACAGGGATAGCCCTGATTACGGACATGGATCTGTTCCAAATCCTAGATCTGAACGGAGGGAGAGTCCTGATTATGGCAGGGCAGAACGCCCAGCCAAGGACAAGTATCGAAGGTTAGTATTTTCCCTTTCTTTATTGTTTTGAACATTGAATTCATTGTTCTCGTAATCTTGATGTTGGTCAATAATAATGCCTTTGTTCTTTCATTGATCATTCAGCCGTTCGCCTCCTCGTGAAAGATCTCCATCTCAAGAATGAAGATCCTATTTGATTTATTCGGAAACTTCAGCTGAAATTTCTGTGTGAGAGTGGACGGTATTCTGGTTTAATGTAGTATGTAGCCGGTATTGGAGATGAAATAACATTTGTTTTGTAGTGTGGTTTATCGAATTGAATAGTTACTCATTGTGTCTGAAGTTCATGATTCAGTCATGTCTCCTATGGTGATGCTGTTGTTTGTTCCAATTTGACCACCTCCGGCTACCAGTGACCACTGGAGTTCTGGGGAAAATGACTGTTGTCCCCAATGTACAAGTACATGTCTGCATGTTTTTTTCCACTGTCGTCTGATACATTGTGTCGTATAAAAAATGGCGCGGCTCCCTGGGATCAAATCAAAACCTCTTATGATCTCACTAAACCTCCTTTTCTCCAATACTCCCGGATCTGCTAATATCATTCTGCTTCAAGTAGTATTCAACCATCTTCGGTCTCTGCAATATGAAATAAAGGATTATATACAGAAGTTATCTTAGATATGCTGTGCTTAAATTTCTAGATGGTCGTATAGTACGAAATAGTGAAAACATATGCAAGCATGCCTTGTATTGTTTCCATGTTGTCTTCCTTGTAAACACCAAGGGGTGATCCATGTACAGATAAAAGCATCTCCCCATCTTTTGGAAGTCGGAGAGTTTTGGGTGTCATTCCAACAGACAACCTGTTGTTGCTGACCTACAATAGTAAATCAACATGCAAATAACTCAAGATACTATAGAACATATCATAAAGCCACCAAATGAATAAGATTGACTTTGTAAGAAGCTAATCGCACTCATATTTAGCTTTAAAAGATCACATCAACAGATGAAAGCTCTTCTTTTCCAGTAGCATATACTCCAACAGCTTGAACTTAGCTTCAACCTTTAAATTATTGCAAATTTAAACAGACAGAAAAAACACACTTGTGTGCTATCATTAGAAGTTATGTAAAGATATATACATCCGGAGTTTGCAGGCCATTCTTCAGCTCATGTACTTGAGAATCAGGACCTTCCAAGACctgaaattttatattttcagagAATCAGAATTGAAAGACGAAACTAGGAAAACCAACAAAGGAACCAAGAAGCCTTGGGCGATTTTCCACCGGAGGAAATTAGGAAGAATTTTCAAGAAGACATCTGATGGTTTCATTGTTCAACTTAATGAGACAGTGACATTTTTTTATGCAAACTAAGACTAGTAAACGTCAGACACAATAAAGAGTATCCAACTAGTATCAGTTGAACACGGACGTACAAGGCTCCTAATCTGCAGCTTATCCGCACCAAAAGGGACTGTTTTCACTGCAATATAATCAATAAAAGGCCTCAGACAAAATAGAAAGAAATGGAAACATCTATGTATAAAAAAGCTCTAAATACcagatttatttgaaaattcaaagccACCGAAAGATGGAATTCCAGTGGAGAGATCAGGATAAGCAACTGACAACCGATGTAAAAGAGAAGCGTGTGTTGTTATCTCATCAGCCTGGTTGAGAGTTAAGTTGCCGTCCGCATCTTTCCATTGCACATCATACTGGCCATCCTTCCTGGTCCCTGCAATGGTTAGATTTGGAAGGTTTTCCTTAAAAAACTGCAGTACAGGGACTTGCAATTGTTCCTGGCTGAAATAGGAACGAAGTAACCGTAGCATAGTCTGCAGCTGATCAATTTCCACATCCCTAAGAGCCCTGATTGCAGCACTTTGACGTTCgactgaaaaataaaattaagttttGTCCATGTAAGAACATCACAAGAGCcagtaaaacaaataaaaaaagaatagcAGAATCTTAATTTCTGATGTTTGGTTACTAACAGAATAATATATAGACCAAAGTTCTGCTACTAAACTCCAGTCATCTTAAATATCAAAGTTTCAcaaataaattacatttttttaatatattatttcagATCCATGAGTTCAAACGGAACTAACAGCAATaagaaaatatgataaaatttgcCATTGTACCATAATTAAGCACCGATATCTCAggataaataacaaaaaaaattgataacttGTATCGCACCTCTCCTGGTTAAACTACGTCGTACAAATATTTATAACTACAGATGTATGTTAACATATCTTCCAAAATCACCGCATAGAAAGTAAAGAATATAGAAATCCTAAAGGTAAAAGCGAACTCCAGAAAAGATTCGTTTGGCATTGGCATTGCGAGACAACGCCAAAACTCGaagaaattgttaaaaaaaattaagatctTCATCTTCCCAATGCTAAAACAGCGCTTTATGAGAAATCATTGATATTCGGTATCAGATGACAGGATCAATGTAGGGTACAGTATACCTTCATAATCTTGGTATGCTGGTTCTTTCTTCTCTAATGTTACACCGTATTGATCACCATTGTTCCCAATGCTGGCAGACTGTTTAGTACTGTTTCGCACTCTTCGCTTTGCCATGGAAATTATTCACTCTATTAAAGTTAAAATAGCAGAATAGATTATTCATTAATTATAATCAGAGTCAAAATATAGCATCCCACTAAGCAATCTAAAACATGAAATTCCACCATGAAAGGTGCAATGCAAGTTGATGCCAGCACATAGAAGATAGTGAATAATAACTACAACATATATGGATCATGATGATGTAAAATAATAACTACAACACGTATGGATCGTGATAATTAATAAATCAGGTTGATATGTAGTCAATCTGGAGTCAATCTGGAGCCTATCTGATCTAATCCGGTTCGATTCGATAACTATTTTACCCTTATATAACTTTTACACCAAGTAAATAACTATTCAAAATTATAGGCGCTCTTTTGCAACTCGATTATATAAACACTACTCGGTCCAAACTCCAAATAATTTAGTTAAACATGAGGAAACCTATAATTACACAGACAATGAAAAAGTATGACAAATAAAATATCGTATTTTTGATAATATGCCAATAAAAATTCAGGCCAGAAAAGGTATAATGTTTCATCTAACACCTCCACTTCCATTCCACTATGACAAAGAGGCTGCCAAAATGTGCGAGCAAAATCAGCAACTAATATAGCAAATCCAACAATTCCAAAaagaaaagttaaaaaaataacaaatccaATAGATCTTGAACCAAGGCATCACTCCAAGTAACAAAATGAGGAATATGAATCAACTTGTAGATCGAAAAAATCAGCAAGAAACATTAAAAATCCAATGGATCTTACTCACATGTGATACCATGGTGTTAGAAATATCCATAAATTTAACGTCTCTCAATTTATTTTCCTATCTTAGTACCAAATCACAAAATGAAAGACCACAAAAAATCGTAAAACACGAGCTCTctttgttttttgaaaaaaaaatacaataataagtTTGACACTAAATGGGGAAAAAACACcaacattttttttgttcaagaaaaaaaaagtaaaaagtgTCAACTCTATTTTTCGCTAAAGTTTTGAAACAAAGGAGTACAGTATAAACATATCCAAGAActtattcataaatatttactcGTTACTCTCAAACAAAATCCATTAAAGAATTGAACTAGTGAAGGTTTACTGTTATCACATGAACTAAAATCTACAATGCATTTCCCAATCATCTTTAATTCCCAAGTTTGCcaatattttgtataaaaaaaagtatatcaATATTCCAGagataaaaaagaaataaacattttaacgcATACAATCATTAAAACATTATGAATTTCACCTGTTAAATGTGTAGAATCCAAGGAGAAATTAAAATAAGTGAATTATGAAATGATCCTCAGAGGCAAAAAAATCAGACGGTTGGAAGAGGGGCGCAACCATTTGAAGCATACGGCATAAAAAGCATACCGAAATTGTAAACAAATTACTCCAAATTAAACCCataaacatattctcaacaaATAATCTGTGTAAAACATGTGTAGCATACCAAAAAAAATCGTGAGAATGGTAAACAGATGCGCTCCAAGGAGAGTAGAAATGGGTTAGACCGATGGAAAATGTGAGAGGCACTATAACTATTAAAATCTtcaattgaagaaaaaattggaAGCGTGAGAAAAGGGTAGCGGGAAGATAATCAAGAAATCCAAAAACCGCTAAAAAAATtcctaattttaaaaattacatttttttcttGCCAAATCCAACAGAGTTTCTGGAATGTGAGCTCAAAGTTCACTTTGAAACAGAGAGTGTTGTTTTGCCACACTATTTACAATTTTATTCATTTCTCACCATATaccattaatttatttttgaaatttacgcACATTAAACACAAGCACACAATTTCTATCTGAAAATTGAAATCAAATTTCCTTACAAAATTCAACCTAGATCTCAATCAAATGTCGTTTCCATAAACAACCGATTCCCGTTGCGCGGCGCTCTTTTGTCCTATTTTCTAATTGTtttgtataaattaaattaagtttattaaatacgacaaataaaatgaattattttaaattatataattgttACATTATTGttaaaacaaaaccaaattAGGATTTGATGTAGTCAGGGTGTAGTTCATCAATTTAAAAGAACGGAGTTGTGGAAGAATGATAAAAGTCAATTTTTTCAATGATAAGtccaattaataataataaaaaaaagataggAATGTCCTCAAAGGTGTAAGAATTGATTATAATTGTGAGCGTTTAATAAATGATCACGAGTTCGATTTTTTCTactaatattttatatcaatgTCTTAACTTTGCAAGAAATACAATTCTGTGAACATATTTGGATATTATTTTGTCGAGACCAATTTAAGTTTCAAGGCATGGGATCTGATCTTGGCCTTGCTTGTGGATTGATGTTATCAGCTTTGGTTCTCACCCATCTCATCCACACCTTCGATGCCCAGCTGAATATTTCAACTTGTTAATGCACATTTCTCGGTTCTCAATTTTCACATGTATGTTTCATAAGTTTTTAAGGCTTTTGGGCTTAGCAAACATGAAATGCGAATCACGTACTTTATGGAATGGTTTTCTGAAGGgataataatatttaagctGTGTTGCGTGTCTAGTTTTTGTTGCCATTATAGCTGTTTTAATATCATCTTGGATAGATATGGAAGCTGGTTGGACTTACTCCAGGAGTACGTCATGATACATCATAAACTAGACTAGATTAAGGGGAAACCTAAGAATGGGATCATTGACGTAAATGAATCGGTGTCAATGAGATAAACAACCTGCATGATTTGGATTGGCATTCGTGCGCCAAAAAATAATCATCAAGGGAAAACCATTTAAGAAGACACTCTGGTTGTCTGCTCCCGTAACTCACACTTTCGAAGATCACTCGTCCAATGAACTCATATTTGAGGTACTATGTAATCTAATCCTAGCCGaccattgtttttaaaaattaacctTCTGCAATGTATTTCAAATACGCACgtgtcttttttttaaaaaaaataaaaattgaccAATTCCATATTCCTAAATATCTCATCCTGACAGAAACTAATGCACCTCATTCCTGTTAAGTTGTCCTTTTCTTGTTGAAAAGAACAAAGGTCCAAAGGGGATGTCAGTTAGAAAAAGGGCAATggcgggttttttttttttaacaaacacTGGTTTCCTTGTACGGTTAACAGTTGAGGATTTGAAGAGATATTCTCAGATGGAGTACTAAGCTCCTAAAATCCAAACTGCTGGTCAAGTCCACTAACAACTTTGATGAGAAAAGAGTAGCATAATAGCATCAGTTACTCCACTCTCctgataataaatatatataaagaaagaaAGATACAAATGCCAGAAGAAAGATTTTAAAATCGACTCAAATAAGAACAATGAGGTAAATCGACTAGCCAATATTCAAAGTATTGTGAAATATCTGTTATGTGATTTAAGTAACAAGCAGTACTCACTCTGCTCGATAAGGTTGCTTTCctgtaaaatcaaaatcaaaatcaaagtcAAGATTTCAACTAGCGAATTTCCAATCCATGCTAGCTCATATCTCCGAAAATAGAAGCAGTGATGGTTTGTTTAAGTTAATCCTCCCATGCACAGCAGAAAATTAAGTTAGCTTCTTGCCCACTGGATCTGCTTGTTGTTTGGTCTGTTCAGCCAGCGAGAACTTCTTCACCTTCTGAAACCAAGAGAATATCATAAACAACTAGATGAACATAAACGTAAAGCTGAAACTATCAACATATACATGTCTAACTGCACATGAAGTAATCAATGGGctaaaataaatacaaatcaCACTGGCAGATATGTAACTCCAGTTCTTTTTGTGCATGTGTGCCATCCTAAATCTTCATATCAAGATATTTACGTTGATCCAAATGTTTCACCGTATAGAACATATTGCTGATAGAATCTTAATGGTAACAAAAAGCTATTAACTGATCAATTCTATGGTGCTCAGAACCAATTGGTACAAGTATgcaattttttccaaaaataataaataaataaattttgagacGGCGCATCTTTATGCTAAAAATTAAGTCTTGGGACTATCTTGGAAAACTTTAAACAACGACAAAACCGAAGCTCTAACGAAAAAATGAAGTATGAAGAAAGTTGATTATCAAATAAACAGAAAGGGAAGCACGATTTGCAGCACAACCGTTTAGCAAACCTTGTTGAGAACGCATTGACGCAAGGACTGGAGGAGAGCAATACATTTTTCTTGATCATAAGAAGATTGAGCAACGCAATTGAGGAGATCAAGAGCTTCTTTTCCGCACACCGCTTGCTGTTGATTTTGAGACGTGTCCATGATTTTTCTGCTGGGTTTTTAGGGTTTTTATTTTTGACTTGGGGCTCTTCCAGAATTTTCTCCGCCcaaagagggaaaaaaaatttaacctcCACGCATgacagacacacacacacacacacaaccaCAACCACGTTTGCATACAAATACAAGCCCAATTAAATGCTCAGCCTTCTTAGAAAATAAAGGCCCATTAACAAGCACTCTTAATCtaatcttcttctttttttttagtttaaattattaattccaTTTGGATCGAGCCATTTTAAGCCCATCAAGAAAAACAATTTTAGTGCTTAAGCTTAAGCCCGGGTATATAACAATCCTAAATAGAGGTATAGGACCATAAATGGAGAAATAGTTTAACATAATGAGAAGCCCAATTAAATGCTCAGACATGGACAGCCCTGTTAAAAAAAGAAGGCCCATTAAGAAGCATTATCAGAAAAGGGCCCCCAGATCTCATTGCAGTTGTCCTATAAAACACACTGCAAGAAATATGAAGGTAAAAGTTTGCTAacacaataaatttaaaatcgttatttatattattttaaaaaggttAATTTGCGTATAATTCAGTGTAAAGGAAAATTTATTTCACAATAATGGAATGATGTTTTTTGGTTAATTAACTTTTTTCCTGGCAATAAATTTTTCTATTCTTTCAAAATACTAAGTTTGAAgttatattaaaaaatgtatatttGAAGTTCTAAATTTAAGCCTTATTCCAAAATAAGTGGAAACAAGTCGGTGAATATTATTTATGCAAGTCGAAATTAAGATTAAACTACAAAGATATATTTGGAGCTTCCTAGTACATTAATATATACCATATAGTATAGTAAATtatatagtgtgtgtgtgtgtgtgtgaataaCTCCAATTCGGGCAAGTGAGGCGTGAATGCATTGAATGTTGTCTCTACGCCACCCTTTTTCCATGAAACATATAATGCatacacataatttaaataacttAGTTCTACGTAATTGCAATAATATCTCTacatttaatttcttatttttcaaTCCTGATTCAACGAATGCAATTTGCAAAAGTATTGCTGTAGTTGTGCAACCAATCACTTGTgacaaaaaatattagttttaaaaaaaggtgtattaaatattttacgCAGCAGGTGTGGATTACTAT encodes the following:
- the LOC140979158 gene encoding uncharacterized protein, with the protein product MAFSSTSSQYIGDRHFRPYIALEATHMSKFMDRVISVEYAIRDDDDKRNGYSPDRRGRDLSPDRRNYGRGHSPNDYRRDRDSPDYGHGSVPNPRSERRESPDYGRAERPAKDKYRSRSPPRERSPSQE
- the LOC140980003 gene encoding uncharacterized protein, translating into MAKRRVRNSTKQSASIGNNGDQYGVTLEKKEPAYQDYEVERQSAAIRALRDVEIDQLQTMLRLLRSYFSQEQLQVPVLQFFKENLPNLTIAGTRKDGQYDVQWKDADGNLTLNQADEITTHASLLHRLSVAYPDLSTGIPSFGGFEFSNKSVKTVPFGADKLQIRSLVLEGPDSQVHELKNGLQTPDVSNNRLSVGMTPKTLRLPKDGEMLLSVHGSPLGVYKEDNMETIQETEDG